The window TAGATGTGAAAAACTCTGCAGAATTGGTAAGTCTGGCCTATGAGAATCACTTAATTCATGTTAGCTCAGAAAATATATCTTTTAACTCTTCTCAATAGAACCAGTTTCTATAGAGAATGTAGCGATTGTATATGAGATAGGGGTGAGGACTTTGAGTTTAGTCGTCCATAACTTCGGTATCGTCGAATTTCTTCATTACGATTTCGATCTTTTCTTTTCTTAAAGGCTTTACAATATATCCCATAACTTCTTCGAACGAAGAAGCTTTATCTACATCCTCTTTAAGTTGAGAAGAAGAAAGAACAATAATTTTAGAATCTCCAAGCACACCAAGATTTTTAGCTTTTTCAATAAATTCAAAGCCATTAAGGATCGGCATGTTAATATCAAGAAAGATTAGTTCCATTTTATTTGAAGCCAAGAATTCACAAGCTTCTTCTCCACCTGGTACATCATGG is drawn from Flavobacteriales bacterium and contains these coding sequences:
- a CDS encoding response regulator; amino-acid sequence: MKKFDLILLVDDDSISTYMARFFLEEIGFSNNTHDVPGGEEACEFLASNKMELIFLDINMPILNGFEFIEKAKNLGVLGDSKIIVLSSSQLKEDVDKASSFEEVMGYIVKPLRKEKIEIVMKKFDDTEVMDD